One stretch of Eupeodes corollae chromosome 2, idEupCoro1.1, whole genome shotgun sequence DNA includes these proteins:
- the LOC129945237 gene encoding serine protease nudel, giving the protein MHVNTAHTFIVEDPSLLTDEPSHSRIKKRVLEDLYPTATLRKWRKINLYKYQRKFRIKRDISNENTMIDPMELDFQELRTKIRDKRKIIELSKLEKDYAKCKQESISHSECMETFVKMYKIARDISEKMEKMKQIFRDSEVHLHASSVSASMEKYIDTKKSSKHQKKYEAHAEDSSWEVKKYESTLKPTFQTEESIEDDVLDQTTESVKRGMKKLINTNNEELIPPEEVWVQEDKLPHLDTKSDDATQVFESRSDATTESFHTISEDDTLNQTTTKEVTPGMKKLIETDGDDLIPSADVWVDESNVPHLDTKTDNIPIILNTTSFDESQNFETSSIPSMTEIPFSNEKADEINFNTLTTISDFDGLEITTDTMDSFKVDPLDVTTQSFVDISDANTDSFYTEAEEKVSRVTEFEQTTTEAARRGLKKLMKTDGNNLIPSIDVWVKVDDLPHHDGKSADIIPVTLEVSVNETDFDFSQISSTINPSTDKITTESFSEDYVEPMTKIIEEMDFDFVTSKPTEITETPLNLHDESDKTPIPDLDFTALNDNLTVTTESFHTVSEDVINEEKISDITEPMFDVLDQTTEAVKRVLKKLIMAEGDELIPPTNVFVEEDELPHEDEKSVDILPVIFETPVNETDFEITLNPSTTDGIEILIDTESSSTESLISSEPAEIEETTDTLDNFKIDPLDMITIKNQNTTTEEFSEDYVEPMSNHFDMDSVTSNTTTVQFNESPDQNEDPIIPEERSRDILRLGIKTILSNYTTDVEFTYSGKCIGTSSTTTRTISNTTPSNNLTEEDCKTHDPSTEGPLIVTIPSQERKPTEELTTTTISSSKSSKSKEHPLDDPSSKENMLDDQDDNNYSKVPTTTASTLIENVWKQKFKEGSHDPGENLDENTNTSSELIETFGELDIHKFGPKMNPSKMANRGNNKQLLTLCDYLAKQTRSKVTSNPEQQQQQQQMDDITPSPNIQFTSRGPGFPVTGETMKASAQFFINPNFGMPSIPVCFYITPASFRMMMQPFWSPFFGMHGMGGGSGSGGNSGNSGSGGVFIIPPSFGNMQNSGNFFGQTSPSGSGSQGNIPNIFSKSASNQQQQKQQQFFCTYMQNGGKQSGSVGNRGFNNINFKLRNSSGNVSSPSDIIYSSYWNKLPGYHGSNLGEEDRFQCPIEGDVPCYGGNECVPEKKWCDSTVDCSDGSDEAACTCRKRILESRICDGYQDCPLGEDEIGCFGCENFMYSCYDNEEEFQRANRSTLAMCYSAAERCDGVRNCINGRDEMGCNLIVGDLTHHMSHAVSGSTGYLYRNYHGEWYPVCNNGQRWAREACSEELGVLAEEPLVTFQEVELPGPFIESHHSGGAHFSQSCQKRERDMLSDITSHVRCPQAKCGIIQELTSPLMRSRRRRRRRSEPNLAEAGRIVGGDFSKPLQWPFVVAVYRNGDFHCGGTIFDEQWIITAAHCTIHYHKYFYEVRAGMLRRSSFSSSTQIHHVTHVVVHQMYERRTMKNDLALMRIDTPLRFNRWVKPICLPDIGRTTMGTDWIWGPEVNTICTVVGWGAVREKGPGSDRLKEVQLPIRRRCTEKDDQEAEDICAGEAAGGRDACQGDSGGPLFCRSVSNNNEWYLAGVVSHGNGCARVKEFGVYTRVALYLDWIAMAMKSEFLPKVQPKQLCPGYVCIWGGKRCIPQSKRCDRLVDCLGGEDEVGCIYNYIPDVGASAAGAGAGDGTGRNASTTPVMDEADQDGAATTETDGVVDGKHFNGATDTEPSSFEIPNGNIAIASTDDATTHSQSESDSDSPSTLLAETISEKVETIVDFTPTMPTMTSPPTATPPEPITELNPSSSSFSPLPLPLHSPSPSPPTSLADQSKLKDLAVKFLDTIELQIASTSATTSPTEGWDADTTNTTPLTTATGIGSSSIRSVTSITGFGDFKADLMGESSSENPTAVQKRENATENETPTMMKQLKTMPKKIAQKFVCEKIPQIIDISNRCDRIADCEDGTDEDGCTCRQYLKGPLNILICDGKIDCDDFTDEDDCGNCTANQFLCPMSKTCIDSTSRCDEIVDCQFKEDEKDCFALTNGREIHLDSHKIPKLQSSGIFSRNLKGQWRVVCSHETQYHQHVAKTADEVCSLLGFKGSLFHNTTEITPHTIVPIDPDLALMGMPLPTDRHAVGDSGHFTKHFSYNLNIPHQPSSPRTERLGKSTMSNCQGLYIECVTKSNETSPMKTLIAGNEINTKTLNIPESFKPNKKTITSISELFSDKKDEILDKLNKLIETKKTVLVHDKLHEGVEKIHWPWLVGVYVNGELWCIGVLVDKHWVLVHESCYIGVSLDTDFVTVLLGGGKSKQTLHKSPHEQIKRVDCFDTVDNSDVMLLHLDNAAHFTRHVLPTFLPDMILTEKDKGKTSNKCMSVVHDKFGGIKVTPTMEKLEATMCSKNNELLCYQWDWDPKAILDFKLKHFGNDQDNEREEKVSLSSSTRTTKTTPLPLDRDEEAKSLLDFCKDIEDNINSYNQGVIVCREENTGWYPMAYYTFNATECSNNLNQPFAVRTLDKVYGFIQEIIDQPKCMNSDPKPRPHCPGLRCPLGNCLLPDQMCNGKVDCHDGSDEEKENCRLHRNECKASELKCRSNGKCIPKTKFCDNISDCEDLTDEPSICSCFTYLQATDPSKICDGIRNCWDKSDESSVLCNCTSDRFPCGSSRSECIPRDFVCDKEPDCPNGEDERYCYGIEQPIKTYSSKAQPSAYPSSSSFTSGYGQVTEQSYGIWHTKCFPRQRPPDSDEVSEICRKLGYHSRRPPSYRLIDDNADIVAATHVENGGFTKSPGKYRDATKAVVINKFSPLHLNEDLTLIMKPSRPIAQLVKWNQTDSKNCYRLEVKCN; this is encoded by the exons GACAGAAGAATCTATTGAAGATGATGTCTTGGACCAAACAACCGAGTCAGTCAAACGTGGAATGAAGAAATTGATAAACACCAATAATGAGGAGTTAATTCCGCCTGAAGAGGTTTGGGTTCAGGAAGACAAACTTCCACATTTGGATACAAAATCTGACGATGCAACTCAAGTTTTTGAGAGCAGAAGTGATGCTACCACTGAAAGCTTTCATACAATTTCGGAAGACGATACATTAAACCAAACAACGACTAAGGAAGTTACACCCGGaatgaaaaaattgattgaGACAGATGGTGATGATTTGATACCTTCGGCCGATGTATGGGTCGATGAATCCAACGTACCACATTTGGATACAAAAACTGACAACattccaattattttaaatacaacatcATTTGATGAATCACAAAATTTTGAGACTTCTTCAATTCCTTCGATGACAGAAATACCATTTTCCAATGAAAAAGCagatgaaataaatttcaacacCCTTACCACTATTTCTGATTTTGATGGGCTCGAAATTACAACTGATACGATGGATAGTTTTAAGGTTGATCCCCTAGACGTGACAACTCAGAGCTTTGTTGACATAAGTGATGCTAACactgacagtttttatacagaAGCTGAAGAAAAAGTCTCCCGAGTAACTGAATTTGAACAAACAACAACTGAAGCTGCAAGACGTGGTCTGAAGAAATTAATGAAGACCGATGGTAATAATTTAATACCATCAATTGATGTATGGGTTAAAGTAGATGATCTTCCTCATCATGATGGAAAATCAGCTGATATTATTCCTGTAACTTTAGAAGTTTCAGTTAATGAAACTGATTTTGATTTCTCGCAAATTTCTTCAACAATTAATCCAAGTACTGATAAAATCACAACTGAAAGTTTTTCTGAAGATTATGTTGAACCGATGACGAAGATAATTGAAGAAatggattttgattttgttaccTCAAAACCAACAGAAATTACAGAAACCCCTTTGAATTTACATGATGAATCTGATAAGACTCCAATTCCTGACTTGGATTTCACAGCATTAAATGATAATCTAACTGTTACCACTGAAAGTTTCCATACAGTTTCTGAAGATGTTATCAACGAAGAAAAGATCTCTGATATTACAGAACCAATGTTTGATGTTTTGGACCAAACAACAGAAGCAGTTAAACGTGTcctaaagaaattaataatggCTGAAGGTGATGAACTAATACCACCTACTAATGTTTTTGTTGAAGAAGATGAACTTCCACATGAAGATGAAAAATCAGTTGATATTCTCCCTGTGATTTTCGAGACACCAGTTAACGaaactgattttgaaataactttAAACCCTTCAACAACTGATGGAATAGAAATTTTGATCGATACAGAATCAAGCAGTACGGAATCTTTAATTTCTTCGGAACCTGCTGAAATCGAGGAAACAACTGATACTTTAGACAATTTTAAGATAGATCCCTTGGATATGATTacgattaaaaatcaaaatacaacaACTGAAGAATTTAGTGAAGATTACGTTGAACCAATGTCGAATCATTTTGACATGGATTCTGTTACTTCGAATACAACTACTGTACAATTCAATGAATCTCCTGACCAAAATGAAGATCCAATTATTCCTGAAGAAAGATCACGCGATATTCTTCGTCTGGGAATCAAAACTATTCTATCAAACTACACAACGGATGTCGAATTTACTTACAGTGGAAAGTGTATTGGAACAAGTTCAACCACAACAAGAACTATTTCCAACACAACCCCAAGTAATAATTTAACCGAAGAAGACTGCAAGACCCATGACCCATCGACAGAAGGCCCATTGATTGTGACAATACCATCACAAGAACGTAAGCCCACCGAAGAACTAACAACTACAACAATCTCTTCTTCaaaatcatcaaaatcaaaGGAGCATCCTTTAGATGATCCAAGTAGTAAGGAGAACATGCTTGATGATCAAGATGATAACAATTACTCCAAAGTACCAACAACAACTGCTTCCACCTTAATTGAAAACGTGTGGAAACAGAAATTCAAAGAAGGATCACATGATCCTGGAGAGAATCTAGATGAAAACACAAATACTAGTTCTGAGCTTATTGAAACATTTGGAGAACTTGATATTCATAAATTTGGACCGAAAATGAATCCTAGCAAAATGGCAAATCGTG GTAATAACAAACAACTGCTTACCCTTTGTGACTACTTGGCCAAACAAACCCGCAGCAAGGTTACTTCCAATCCagaacaacagcagcaacaacaacaaatggatGATATAACTCCATCGCCAAATATTCAATTTACCAGTCGTGGTCCAGGTTTCCCAGTTACTGGAGAAACAATGAAAGCATCAGctcaatttttcataaatcccAATTTTGGTATGCCATCAATTCCAGTTTGCTTCTACATAACCCCAGCGAGTTTTCGAATGATGATGCAACCATTTTGGTCACCCTTCTTTGGAATGCACGGAATGGGCGGTGGCAGTGGTAGTGGAGGAAATTCTGGAAATTCTGGTAGTGGTGGAGTGTTTATCATACCACCATCATTTGGTAATATGCAAAATAGTGGAAACTTCTTTGGCCAGACGAGTCCTTCGGGAAGTGG atcTCAAGGCAACATCCCTAATATATTCTCAAAAAGTGCTtccaaccaacaacaacaaaaacaacaacaattcttTTGCACCTACATGCAAAATGGTGGCAAACAATCCGGATCAGTTGGCAACAGAGGCTTCAATAATATCAACTTTAAGCTTCGTAACTCCTCTGGCAATGTTTCATCACCATCTGATATCATCTATTCGTCATATTGGAATAAGCTTCCTGGCTACCACGGATCGAATTTGGGCGAAGAAGATCGTTTTCAATGCCCTATTGAGGGAGATGTTCCTTGTTATGGTGGTAACGAATGTGTCCCGGAGAAAAAATGGTGTGACAGTACTGTCGATTGTTCCGACGGAAGTGATGAAGCAGCTTGTACGTGTCGAAAGAGAATTCTAGAGAGTAGAATTTGTGATGGATATCAGGACTGTCCCTTAGGGGAAGATGAG ATTGGGTGTTTTGGCTGTGAGAATTTCATGTACTCCTGCTATGACAACGAAGAAGAATTCCAAAGAGCAAACCGCTCCACCCTTGCTATGTGCTACAGTGCCGCAGAGCGATGCGATGGTGTTCGAAACTGCATCAACGGCAGAGATGAAATGGGATGTAATTTGATTGTGGGTGATCTAACTCACCATATG TCGCATGCGGTATCCGGGTCAACTGGTTATCTGTACCGAAACTACCATGGAGAATGGTACCCGGTTTGCAACAATGGCCAAAGATGGGCACGAGAAGCCTGCTCTGAAGAACTTGGAGTCCTGGCCGAAGAGCCCCTTGTCACTTTCCAGGAAGTTGAGTTGCCAGGTCCGTTCATTGAATCCCACCACAGTGGTGGTGCTCACTTCTCACAGTCCTGCCAGAAGCGAGAGAGAGACATGCTCAGTGACATCACGTCACATGTCAGATGTCCACAAGCCAAATGCGGCATCATTCAAGAACTGACATCTCCATTGATGCGCTCGAGACGTAGACGACGTCGAAGAAGTGAACCCAACTTGGCCGAAGCTGGCCGAATTGTGGGAGGAGACTTCAGTAAGCCACTTCAATGGCCATTTGTTGTGGCAGTTTACCGAAATGGAGACTTCCATTGTGGAGGAACGATTTTTGACGAACAATGG ATTATCACAGCCGCCCACTGCACCATCCATTACCATAAATATTTCTACGAAGTGCGTGCAGGAATGCTCCGTCGGTCGAGTTTCTCATCGTCGACACAGATCCATCATGTCACACATGTGGTGGTCCATCAAATGTACGAACGTCGAACTATGAAAAACGACTTAGCTCTGATGCGGATAGATACCCCCTTGCGGTTTAACAGGTGGGTGAAGCCAATTTGCCTACCAGACATTGGAAGGACGACAATGGGCACTGATTGGATTTGGGGACCAGAAGTCAACACCATTTGCACCGTAGTTGGATGGGGAGCTGTTCGAGAAAAAGGCCCAGGAA GTGACCGGCTGAAAGAAGTCCAACTACCCATTCGCAGACGATGCACTGAGAAAGATGACCAGGAGGCCGAGGATATATGTGCGGGTGAGGCTGCTGGTGGGAGGGATGCTTGCCAAGGTGACTCAGGTGGGCCGCTTTTCTGCCGCAGTGTGTCCAACAACAATGAATGGTATCTGGCCGGAGTGGTGAGCCATGGCAATGGATGTGCTCGAGTTAAGGAGTTCGGAGTGTACACTAGGGTGGCATTGTATCTAGATTGGATTGCGATGGCCATGAAGTCCGAGTTCCTTCCAAAGGTGCAACCGAAACAATTGTGTCCTGGTTATGTTTGTATTTGGGGTGGCAAACGATGCATACCCCAGTCGAAGAGATGTGATCGTCTGGTTGATTGTTTAGGTGGTGAGGATGAAGTCGGGTGCATTTACAATTACATTCCGGATGTTGGTGCTTCTGctgctggtgctggtgctggcGATGGTACTGGACGAAATGCATCAACGACTCCAGTGATGGATGAGGCAGATCAAGATGGAGCCGCAACAACAGAGACTGATGGTGTAGTTGATGGGAAACATTTCAATGGTGCAACTGACACAGAACCATCATCGTTCGAAATTCCAAATGGTAATATAGCCATTGCATCAACTGATGATGCAACAACACACTCACAATCAGAATCAGACTCAGACTCACCCTCAACTTTATTAGCCGAGACGATAAGCGAAAAAGTCGAAACCATTGTAGACTTCACCCCGACAATGCCTACCATGACATCGCCCCCAACTGCAACTCCCCCAGAGCCAATTACTGAACTCAATCCCTCTTCATCATCGTTCTCGCCGTTGCCATTGCCGTTGCATtcgccatcaccatcgccaCCAACATCACTGGCCGACCAATCTAAGTTGAAAGATTTGgcagttaaatttttagataCAATCGAATTGCAaattgcatcaacatcagcaACTACTTCGCCAACTGAGGGCTGGGATGCCGATACTACAAATACAACCCCTCTGACAACAGCCACTGGTATTGGAAGTAGCAGTATTCGTAGTGTCACTTCAATAACTGGATTTGGAGATTTTAAGGCAGATCTGATGGGAGAATCAAGTTCGGAAAACCCAACAGCGGTGCAGAAGCGGGAAAACGCAACGGAAAATGAAACACCAACCATGATGAAACAACTAAAAACAATGCCAAAGAAAATTGCCCAGAAATTCGTGTGCGAGAA gattcctCAGATCATTGACATTAGCAATAGATGTGACAGAATAGCAGACTGTGAGGATGGGACCGATGAAGACGGATGCACGTGTCGGCAGTATTTGAAG GGACCTCTTAACATCCTAATTTGTGACGGAAAAATAGACTGTGATGATTTTACTGACGAAGATGATTGTG ggaACTGTACGGCAAACCAATTTTTGTGTCCAATGTCAAAAACCTGCATAGACTCTACAAGTCGGTGTGATGAGATTGTCGATTGTCAATTTAAGGAAGACGAAAAAGATTGCT TTGCCCTAACAAATGGCCGTGAAATTCATCTTGATTCTCACAAAATACCAAAACTTCAAAGCTCAGGGATTTTCTCAAGAAATCTAAAAGGCCAATGGCGTGTCGTGTGTTCACACGAAACCCAATACCATCAACACGTTGCTAAGACAGCCGATGAAGTTTGTTCTCTGCTCGGTTTTAAGGGATCCCTATTCCATAACACCACTGAAATCACACCACACACAATAGTTCCTATCGATCCAGATCTTGCCCTAATGGGCATGCCTCTTCCCACGGACCGCCATGCAGTTGGCGACAGTGGACATTTCACCAAACATTTCAGTTACAATTTGAATATTCCCCATCAACCATCTTCACCACGAACTGAACGACTTGGAAAATCCACCATGTCAAACTGTCAAGGTTTATACATTGAATGTGTCACAAAATCCAACGAAACTTCTCCAATGAAAACATTAATTGCcggaaatgaaataaatacgaAAACCTTGAATATTCCAGAAAGTTTCAAACCGAATAAAAAAACCATAACATCAATTTCGGAATTATTTTCggataaaaaagatgaaattctggataaattgaataaacttATCGAGACAAAGAAAACGGTTTTGGTACATGATAAATTGCACGAAGGTGTGGAGAAAATACATTGGCCGTGGTTGGTTGGTGTCTATGTTAATGGTGAATTATGGTGTATTGGTGTTTTGGTGGATAAACATTGGGTTCTTGTACATGAATCGTGCTACATTGGTGTAAG TCTCGATACAGACTTCGTGACGGTTCTACTTGGTGGTGGTAAAAGTAAACAAACCCTCCACAAAAGCCCCCACGAGCAGATTAAACGTGTCGACTGTTTTGATACTGTCGACAACAGCGACGTAATGCTATTGCACTTGGATAATGCAGCTCATTTTACCCGCCATGTGCTGCCGACTTTCCTGCCGGATAT GATATTGACGGAAAAGGATAAGGGAAAAACTTCGAACAAGTGTATGTCAGTGGTTCATGATAAATTCGGTGGGATTAAGGTAACACCGACAATGGAAAAGCTTGAGGCGACAATGTGTAGCAAAAATAATGAACTATTGTGCTATCAGTGGGATTGGGATCCAAAAGCTATTTTGGACTTTAAATTGAAGCACTTTGGAAATGACCAGGACAACGAGAGGGAAGAAAAAGTATCATTATCTTCATCGACGAGAACGACGAAAACGACGCCATTGCCACTGGATCGAGATGAAGAAGCAAAAAGTTTATTGGACTTCTGCAAGGACATCGAGGACAATATAA attcttaCAATCAAGGAGTTATAGTTTGTCGAGAGGAGAATACAGGGTGGTATCCGATGGCTTACTACACATTTAACGCTACCGAATGCAGCAATAATTTGAACCAACCATTTGCCGTAAGGACATTGGATAAAGTCTATGGTTTCATACAGGAAATCATTG ATCAGCCAAAATGTATGAACAGCGATCCTAAACCCAGGCCACATTGTCCAGGACTACGATGTCCTTTGGGCAATTGCTTGCTACCCGACCAAATGTGCAATGGTAAGGTCGACTGTCATGATGGAAGCGATGAGGAAAAAGAAAACTGTCGACTCCACAGAAATG aatgtAAGGCTTCAGAGCTGAAATGTCGCTCGAACGGAAAATGCATACCGAAGACAAAATTCTGTGACAATATTTCGGATTGTGAAGACTTGACCGATGAGCCATCTATTTGTTCCTGCTTTACATATTTACA GGCTACAGATCCAAGTAAAATATGCGATGGCATACGGAACTGCTGGGACAAAAGCGACGAGAGCTCTGTGCTATGCAATTGTACATCGGATCGATTCCCATGCGGAAG TTCCCGCAGTGAATGCATCCCCAGGGATTTTGTATGTGACAAAGAACCCGATTGTCCAAATGGCGAGGACGAACGATACTGCTATGGCATTGAACAACCAATTAAGACCTACAG ctctAAGGCTCAACCATCAGCCTATCCATCATCATCCTCATTCACATCAGGCTATGGACAGGTGACTGAACAATCCTATGGAATTTGGCACACAAAATGCTTTCCACGCCAACGACCCCCCGATAGCGATGAAGTTTCGGAAATATGCCGAAAACTCGGCTACCACAGCCGGCGTCCACCTAGTTATCGACTTATCGACGATAACGCTGACATTGTGGCTGCAACCCATGTTGAAAATGGTGGATTCACGAAATCACCTGGAAAGTATCGAGACGCAACTAAAGCGGTGGTAATTAATAAATTCTCTCCCCTTCATCTCAACGAAGACTTGACCCTCATTATGAAACCAAGTCGTCCAATTGCCCAGTTAGTCAAGTGGAATCAAACCGATTCGAAGAATTGCTATCGCTTGGAAGTCAAGTGCAATTGA